One segment of Sulfobacillus thermosulfidooxidans DSM 9293 DNA contains the following:
- a CDS encoding peptide ABC transporter substrate-binding protein, with amino-acid sequence MRWTSSTLLSSTLMLSLIMAGCGNSTSATHPTGSAKLTSTKGGTAVIALTTQQSPTWFFPLRSQVTDTVTNEELELMMYKPLITVNGHDQLDYARSLARSITTNAAGDIYTIHLNPKWHWSNGQPVTAQDVVFTWQIMKAASQSSAPWTFWGEGFGGFPTLWQSVTAKGPYTVIVKISSPRNPAWFIRNGLGQIIPAPKSVWDRYPHNMNKELQYIQSIANSPTNAAFDVVDGPYHFSRYAPNNYWSFVPNLHYDGHQSSLSKVIYQYESSASNEFTALKTGTLNAGSLPPSLLSAKSQLTGDTVIPEYVIGFNYIVPNQNPHAPGGIGQAFQSLAVRQALQMGIDQPAIIKDFYHGYAVMDDTTLAPLPKTPFFDPALNTNPYPFNPQKGKTLLEQHGWHEQNGVMTKNGIKLQFTLIYASGSTAGTDLAELLKNDWAQEGIKVNLVSEPFNEVVSHGASNASSWAMIDWDQSVGGWTYGTGYPSGGGLFSSTGSENMGSYSSLQMNQLIQGTYEPGTTAQTLQRMYSYENFAAHQLPVLFIPDPAQIIVHSKNLHGVAKSFDPAGAVFLPNHWWFSSH; translated from the coding sequence ATGCGTTGGACATCATCGACTTTGCTTTCATCGACGTTAATGTTGAGTCTTATCATGGCCGGTTGTGGCAACTCAACATCTGCCACTCATCCGACAGGTTCAGCTAAGCTTACATCCACTAAGGGTGGAACGGCGGTGATAGCGTTAACAACTCAGCAATCACCAACATGGTTTTTCCCTCTCCGTTCTCAAGTAACTGACACAGTCACCAACGAAGAATTAGAATTAATGATGTACAAGCCCTTAATTACGGTCAATGGTCACGATCAATTGGATTATGCACGGTCCTTGGCTCGGTCCATTACTACCAATGCGGCTGGCGACATATACACAATCCATTTAAATCCGAAATGGCACTGGTCTAATGGACAGCCCGTAACAGCCCAAGATGTCGTGTTCACATGGCAAATTATGAAAGCCGCTAGTCAAAGTTCGGCTCCTTGGACGTTTTGGGGCGAAGGATTTGGCGGTTTCCCCACTTTATGGCAAAGCGTAACAGCCAAAGGACCTTATACTGTCATCGTAAAAATTTCTTCACCAAGAAACCCCGCATGGTTCATTCGCAATGGATTGGGGCAAATTATCCCAGCTCCCAAATCCGTCTGGGATAGGTATCCTCATAATATGAATAAAGAACTTCAGTACATCCAGAGTATTGCCAACTCTCCAACAAATGCAGCGTTTGATGTCGTTGATGGTCCATATCATTTTAGTCGTTATGCGCCCAACAACTATTGGTCGTTTGTTCCCAATTTGCATTACGACGGACATCAATCGTCCTTAAGCAAGGTGATATATCAATATGAGTCCTCTGCCTCCAACGAATTTACTGCGTTAAAAACAGGGACCTTAAATGCTGGTTCTCTTCCTCCATCCTTATTGTCAGCTAAAAGCCAATTAACTGGTGATACCGTCATACCTGAATATGTTATCGGATTTAATTACATCGTTCCCAACCAAAATCCTCACGCTCCAGGTGGCATCGGTCAAGCTTTTCAGAGTCTTGCTGTACGTCAGGCCCTACAAATGGGCATTGATCAACCAGCGATTATCAAAGATTTTTATCACGGTTATGCTGTGATGGATGATACAACCCTAGCACCCTTACCTAAAACACCATTTTTTGACCCAGCGTTAAATACCAATCCCTACCCATTTAATCCTCAAAAAGGCAAGACCTTGCTCGAGCAACACGGATGGCATGAACAAAATGGTGTCATGACTAAAAACGGCATTAAACTGCAGTTCACTTTGATATATGCATCAGGAAGTACAGCTGGGACTGATTTAGCAGAACTCCTAAAGAACGACTGGGCGCAAGAAGGCATCAAAGTCAATTTAGTCTCCGAGCCTTTTAATGAGGTCGTTAGCCACGGGGCTTCCAACGCTTCCTCATGGGCCATGATTGATTGGGATCAATCCGTCGGAGGATGGACATACGGCACAGGATATCCCAGTGGTGGTGGTCTCTTTAGCTCCACGGGTTCGGAAAATATGGGGAGTTATTCCAGCCTCCAGATGAATCAGTTGATCCAAGGTACCTATGAACCCGGCACCACGGCACAAACACTACAAAGAATGTATAGCTATGAAAATTTCGCAGCCCATCAGTTACCAGTTTTATTTATTCCCGACCCGGCACAAATCATTGTTCACAGTAAAAATCTCCATGGTGTTGCGAAGAGCTTCGATCCCGCAGGTGCAGTATTTTTGCCAAATCATTGGTGGTTTTCCTCACACTAG
- a CDS encoding S53 family peptidase, which translates to MRQRQILMLSSATMASVLLFASTTLAASKPTLSVMHHNVAHQLLQQSTLQGPVSSSVTTTFEVALNWQHVNQLKNFIRTLYSPSSPNYRHFLSPAQFTQEFGPTTNQIHQVTQYFAQFGIALQSVSSNHNTLTFRGTYGQIEQALHVQMMRYRHGKQVFAANTQDPSLPANVANVIAGFIGLTTYHAFHPALSTISNLTHSSSSQTSTTTPEGYSPQQIAQAYQITPLYQKKALGQHETIAIATLATFQLSDAQYFWKYYHINRGQATVNIVPVDGGFPSGDSGPGSGRIETTLDVERSGSLAPRANILVYEAPNTSQGFYDLFNAVVSQDQAQIMSCSWGEDELLATPAYDFSINNIFMEGAAQGQSLFCASGDYGAYDGYPIISAPSVDFPASSPYITAAGGTTLPINGQVPIPGGSIPMRTEHGWGWSYLLPYYANFGYTTEAQFFQAVFPIGSGGGTSDVFRRPFYQYGPLFPDTVGRNVPDVALNADPFTGYAVYDTSPGTPYGEGWINGAGGTSFASPQWAGIVAVMDSALHAQIGFANPLFYAVFQSPENTLYPAFHAITKGNNWFYYDQLGYNRVTGLGSPDVANLTQDIEALTH; encoded by the coding sequence ATGAGACAACGCCAAATCTTGATGCTGTCTTCAGCGACTATGGCAAGCGTTTTACTCTTTGCATCCACAACCCTTGCCGCGTCTAAGCCGACTCTCTCGGTAATGCATCACAATGTTGCTCATCAGCTCCTGCAACAATCGACTCTACAAGGACCAGTGTCATCTTCGGTCACGACAACCTTTGAGGTAGCCCTTAATTGGCAACATGTCAATCAACTCAAAAACTTCATTCGAACTCTCTATTCACCCTCGTCTCCAAATTATCGCCATTTTCTGAGCCCAGCCCAGTTCACCCAAGAATTTGGACCCACAACGAATCAAATCCACCAAGTCACACAATATTTTGCGCAGTTTGGCATAGCTTTGCAGTCTGTTTCTTCCAATCACAATACCTTAACGTTTCGTGGAACCTATGGCCAAATCGAACAAGCTTTGCATGTGCAGATGATGCGCTACCGCCATGGCAAGCAAGTCTTTGCAGCAAATACTCAAGACCCCAGTTTGCCCGCTAATGTGGCCAATGTTATCGCGGGGTTCATTGGACTGACCACTTATCATGCATTTCATCCTGCACTCAGCACCATTTCTAATCTGACTCACTCATCCTCGTCCCAGACTTCGACCACTACCCCAGAAGGATACAGCCCCCAACAAATTGCTCAAGCGTATCAGATCACCCCACTCTATCAAAAGAAAGCACTGGGGCAACACGAGACAATTGCTATTGCCACTTTGGCCACATTCCAGCTATCCGACGCACAGTATTTTTGGAAGTACTATCACATTAACCGGGGGCAAGCGACCGTAAACATTGTGCCGGTTGATGGAGGATTTCCATCTGGGGATAGTGGTCCAGGTTCTGGAAGAATCGAAACCACATTGGATGTGGAACGCTCGGGCTCTTTGGCTCCTCGGGCTAATATCTTAGTCTATGAAGCCCCGAACACCTCGCAAGGATTTTATGATCTCTTCAATGCCGTGGTCAGCCAGGACCAGGCACAAATCATGTCCTGCAGTTGGGGTGAGGACGAATTATTGGCTACTCCGGCGTATGATTTTTCTATAAACAATATCTTTATGGAAGGGGCTGCCCAAGGACAATCCTTGTTCTGCGCATCAGGAGATTATGGGGCTTATGACGGCTATCCGATTATCAGTGCCCCTTCAGTGGATTTTCCAGCCTCGTCACCTTATATTACGGCAGCCGGTGGGACCACCTTGCCCATTAATGGCCAAGTGCCCATTCCTGGCGGTTCCATTCCCATGCGAACAGAGCACGGGTGGGGTTGGTCCTACTTATTGCCGTATTACGCGAATTTCGGATACACTACCGAGGCCCAATTCTTTCAAGCCGTTTTCCCCATAGGATCAGGCGGGGGAACATCCGATGTTTTCCGTCGTCCCTTTTATCAATACGGACCCTTATTCCCCGACACGGTAGGACGCAATGTACCAGATGTCGCTCTTAACGCCGATCCCTTTACAGGGTATGCCGTCTATGACACAAGTCCTGGAACACCTTATGGCGAAGGGTGGATAAATGGAGCAGGTGGAACATCCTTTGCGTCTCCACAATGGGCAGGGATTGTTGCCGTAATGGACAGCGCACTACATGCCCAAATTGGATTCGCTAACCCTCTTTTCTATGCCGTCTTCCAAAGCCCTGAAAACACTTTATATCCAGCTTTTCACGCGATTACCAAAGGAAACAACTGGTTCTACTATGATCAGTTAGGATATAACCGAGTTACGGGATTGGGAAGTCCTGATGTGGCAAACTTGACGCAAGATATTGAAGCCTTAACTCACTAA
- a CDS encoding NADP-dependent oxidoreductase, translating to MKMFAMVIDRYGPPEVLHGASIKVTSLGPFDVLIKNYATSVNPVDWKVRQGFLQARLSLKFPAILGWDAAGVIEQVGAGVSRFQVGDKVFTRPAIDRPGTYAEYVVVNENLVAEKPTSLNFLEAACVPLAGLTAWEALVEHAHIRSGQRILIHGGAGGVGGFAIQLAKAMGLYVLTTTRKVNTEYVTALGADDVIDYESQAFERVVEDVDVVLDTIGGTVQEKSFGVLRPGGILVSIAQPPDQKQAEEHHVKAVWFFLEPDGKKLQALGQLFAEGKMKPTVGNVFALRDIQAAHVLSQSGHSVGKIGIVIDPEMAYQH from the coding sequence ATGAAAATGTTCGCTATGGTTATTGATCGCTACGGTCCGCCAGAGGTGTTGCATGGAGCATCGATTAAGGTAACATCTCTAGGACCTTTTGATGTGCTTATCAAGAATTATGCAACGTCTGTAAACCCTGTCGACTGGAAAGTGCGGCAAGGATTTTTGCAAGCCAGACTGTCACTTAAATTTCCCGCTATCCTAGGATGGGACGCGGCAGGGGTCATCGAACAGGTCGGTGCTGGCGTAAGCCGTTTTCAGGTTGGCGACAAAGTATTTACCCGCCCAGCCATAGACAGACCCGGAACCTACGCGGAGTATGTTGTAGTCAATGAAAATCTGGTGGCGGAAAAGCCAACATCTTTAAACTTTCTTGAGGCGGCGTGTGTTCCGCTAGCGGGCCTGACGGCATGGGAAGCCCTAGTGGAACACGCCCATATCCGTTCTGGGCAACGTATCTTGATTCACGGGGGTGCAGGAGGTGTTGGAGGTTTTGCTATCCAATTAGCCAAGGCCATGGGACTATATGTGTTGACCACGACCCGAAAGGTTAATACCGAGTATGTGACAGCTTTAGGTGCGGATGATGTGATTGATTATGAGTCACAAGCGTTTGAACGAGTTGTTGAGGATGTTGATGTAGTCCTGGATACTATCGGGGGAACCGTTCAAGAAAAAAGTTTTGGTGTGCTAAGACCGGGCGGTATTCTGGTGTCGATTGCGCAACCGCCAGATCAAAAGCAAGCCGAAGAGCATCACGTAAAAGCGGTCTGGTTCTTTCTCGAACCCGATGGGAAGAAATTGCAAGCGCTTGGCCAACTATTTGCCGAAGGCAAGATGAAACCGACGGTCGGGAATGTTTTTGCATTACGTGACATTCAAGCTGCCCATGTATTAAGTCAAAGTGGGCATAGCGTGGGTAAAATAGGCATTGTGATTGATCCGGAAATGGCCTATCAACACTAA
- a CDS encoding MBL fold metallo-hydrolase, with translation MNTTLILVAEGVWQTPVASKTLPPYDHTHCYWIDTGQGFILIDTGDGVLGTQQLYEAYVALGKPPMQAVIMTHGHHDHVGGANWAYDQWRTPIWLNFKDWELLPEVLQSASYWQDLGTIRSKEFWGMELIDAPGHTPGQINLFLPKHRLLFAGDNLLGNSTSVITPPYGHLRTYLRTLDRLEQYDAQVVLPAHGDVITNPARYITLYRRHRAERLAQIRHALKAGPLSAQELAQELYPGTLQILGERMILSHLQYLVEEQEIILLEDGIHYRLIAP, from the coding sequence GTGAACACCACACTGATTTTAGTGGCAGAAGGTGTCTGGCAAACTCCTGTAGCCTCCAAGACGTTGCCGCCGTACGACCACACCCATTGTTATTGGATAGACACCGGTCAAGGTTTTATCTTAATAGACACGGGAGATGGGGTATTAGGTACCCAACAGCTTTACGAAGCCTATGTGGCTTTAGGGAAGCCACCTATGCAGGCTGTGATAATGACTCATGGACATCATGACCATGTCGGCGGGGCAAATTGGGCTTATGATCAGTGGCGGACTCCTATCTGGCTGAATTTTAAGGATTGGGAGCTTTTGCCCGAGGTTTTGCAATCTGCTTCTTACTGGCAAGATCTTGGGACCATACGTTCTAAAGAATTCTGGGGGATGGAACTCATTGATGCCCCTGGACATACTCCTGGACAAATCAACCTGTTTTTACCGAAACATCGGCTTTTATTTGCTGGAGATAACCTGTTAGGCAATAGTACGAGTGTCATTACACCGCCCTATGGACACCTGCGCACGTATTTGCGAACTCTTGATCGGTTAGAACAATATGACGCGCAAGTCGTGCTTCCAGCCCATGGTGATGTCATCACCAATCCAGCGCGTTATATCACACTGTACCGCCGTCACCGCGCAGAACGTCTAGCCCAAATTCGGCATGCTTTAAAGGCTGGCCCATTATCTGCCCAGGAACTGGCTCAAGAACTCTATCCAGGAACTTTACAAATTTTGGGAGAACGAATGATTTTGTCTCATTTGCAATATCTTGTGGAAGAGCAAGAAATCATCTTATTAGAAGATGGGATCCACTATCGCCTTATTGCACCCTAA
- a CDS encoding IS110 family transposase, protein MAEIAAAGRQRLKAPDDIAQTLHRLARRAFRLHPDEQDARHQSLVLHLDTIRALEHQQQALDKVIARDMQAFRQTLTTIPGIGPVYGAGLLAEIGPIERFPSENALAKYAGLTWRPHQSGNFDADIRPLTRTGNVYLRYYFIEAAERVRVRDPQFKTFYEKKYHEATHHAHKRALVLTARKLVGVVYGMLTRGQIYDERKLMPH, encoded by the coding sequence GTGGCGGAAATCGCGGCGGCCGGTCGCCAACGGCTGAAAGCGCCCGATGACATTGCGCAGACCTTGCACCGCTTGGCGCGGCGCGCCTTTCGGTTGCATCCGGACGAGCAGGACGCGCGGCACCAAAGCTTGGTCCTGCATTTGGACACCATCCGGGCCTTGGAACATCAACAACAGGCGCTGGACAAAGTGATTGCCCGTGACATGCAGGCGTTTCGCCAAACCCTGACCACGATTCCGGGGATTGGTCCGGTCTATGGCGCGGGCCTCTTGGCCGAAATCGGTCCCATCGAACGATTTCCGTCGGAAAATGCCTTGGCCAAATATGCGGGGCTGACCTGGCGCCCGCATCAATCGGGGAATTTTGATGCCGACATCCGTCCGCTGACGCGGACGGGGAACGTCTATTTGCGGTACTACTTCATCGAAGCGGCGGAGAGGGTCCGGGTGCGGGACCCGCAGTTCAAAACCTTTTACGAGAAGAAGTACCACGAAGCCACGCACCACGCACATAAGCGGGCGTTGGTCTTGACGGCACGCAAGTTGGTCGGCGTGGTCTACGGGATGCTGACCCGGGGCCAAATCTACGACGAAAGGAAGTTGATGCCGCACTAA
- a CDS encoding IS110 family transposase, protein MLYVGIDTSLGAHVVCAMAADGQVVARTTVPNDQAGAEQFVAWLHPHAAPYARLAIGVEATSVYHVPLMEWLTQTPDLQRWQPTWYVLNPKVVQKFRETYVDRGKTDRADAALIADVMRFGRVTPWTPPDPRYAALQVLTRHRRQLSHLITQEKNRALVQLFVSGGSMPIRRSRFSRTSLG, encoded by the coding sequence GTGTTGTACGTCGGTATTGACACCAGTCTCGGGGCTCACGTCGTCTGCGCGATGGCGGCGGATGGCCAGGTCGTCGCGCGGACGACCGTCCCCAACGATCAGGCGGGGGCCGAGCAATTCGTCGCCTGGCTGCACCCCCACGCCGCGCCGTACGCGCGGCTGGCCATTGGCGTCGAGGCCACGTCCGTGTACCATGTGCCGCTGATGGAATGGCTGACGCAAACCCCCGACTTGCAGCGGTGGCAACCCACCTGGTACGTCCTCAATCCGAAAGTCGTCCAGAAATTCCGAGAGACCTATGTGGATCGGGGCAAAACCGACCGAGCGGATGCCGCCCTGATTGCGGATGTCATGCGGTTTGGGCGCGTCACGCCCTGGACCCCGCCGGATCCGCGCTATGCGGCGTTGCAGGTCTTGACCCGCCATCGTCGGCAGCTGAGCCACCTCATCACCCAAGAAAAAAATCGCGCGTTGGTGCAATTGTTTGTGTCTGGGGGCAGTATGCCCATACGGAGGAGCCGTTTTTCTCGAACGTCTTTGGGGTAG
- a CDS encoding (2Fe-2S)-binding protein, which produces MASERFPVTLTINGQKIVRDVEPRTLLVHFLRDDLDLTGTHVGCDTSQCGTCTILLNNRAVKSCTILAVQADGAEIVTVEGLEQDNLHPVQQAFWEKHGLQCGFCTPGAMMLAAYLLNQAEPLTDESIRHQLDGLLCRCTGYENIVRAIKRAKEIIDEHDEERSQETAQSTRG; this is translated from the coding sequence ATGGCATCTGAGCGATTTCCTGTGACTCTCACGATAAATGGCCAAAAGATTGTTCGAGATGTCGAGCCTCGAACACTTTTGGTTCATTTTTTGCGAGATGATCTAGATTTGACCGGGACCCATGTGGGGTGTGACACGTCCCAGTGTGGTACCTGCACGATTCTATTGAATAATCGGGCCGTCAAATCTTGTACCATTTTAGCTGTCCAAGCCGATGGTGCTGAGATTGTCACCGTGGAAGGATTGGAACAAGACAACTTACATCCCGTTCAACAAGCGTTTTGGGAAAAACATGGATTACAGTGTGGGTTTTGTACACCTGGAGCCATGATGCTGGCCGCTTATTTACTTAACCAAGCAGAACCGTTAACGGACGAATCCATTCGTCATCAACTGGATGGGCTACTCTGCCGCTGCACAGGGTATGAAAATATTGTACGGGCCATCAAACGTGCCAAAGAGATTATCGACGAGCACGACGAAGAGCGATCCCAAGAGACTGCTCAAAGTACTCGGGGCTAA
- a CDS encoding xanthine dehydrogenase family protein molybdopterin-binding subunit produces the protein MAQVIGQPLKRQEDIRLIRGQGQYTDDIKLPGMLYAYILRSPYAHAKILSIDTTVAKTMPGVVALFTGNDLKDEVGLIPTAWIPPDSDLQVPPHPALAYDEVHYQGDGVAVVIAESPYQAQDAAFNISVQYQPLPVVTDPRDAVQDQAPLVHPEIAHNIAFHWKVGDNLDDIFAQADVVIKQQFRQQRLIPSAMEPRCAVADYHGATGELTLWATTQNPHIHRLLMSGILGIPEHKLRVIAIDVGGAFGSKISCYPDEVIVSWASKKLHRPVKWTETRQENFLVTTHGRDHVEEVELAGTRDGQIQAIRVKVYANMGAYLSTAAPGVPTILFGLIINGAYKIAHASSEVFGVLTHTTPVDAYRGAGRPEATFLIERMVDLYALAIQRDPLDVRKKNLIQPDEFPFTNPFGLEYDSGNYQATLDKALQIFNYEEFRRDQENLRKQGKYIGVGFSTYVEMCGLGPSEVAGAVGFQGGLWESATVRVHPTGKVSVFTGASPHGQGEETTFAQIVAEELGIAIDDIEVIHGDTAQIAMGWGTYGSRTTAVGGAAIHMANQKVIEKARKIAAHKLEVNDDDVVFDKGVFMVKGLPARSIRFQEVALEAYLAWNLPPGIEPALEGTAFYNPKNFTYPFGVHIAVVSVDTDTGDITLMRYIAVDDVGKIINPMIVEGQVHGGLVQGIGQALWEGAEYDNQGQLITGSFLDYTVPKARFFPNFETAHTETLSPHNPLGVKGVGETGAIASTPAIVNAVMDALRPFNILDLPMPLTSRKVWNAIRQAQLSS, from the coding sequence ATGGCTCAAGTGATTGGACAACCCCTAAAACGGCAAGAAGATATTCGGTTGATTCGTGGTCAAGGCCAATATACTGATGACATCAAATTGCCCGGTATGCTTTATGCGTATATTCTCAGAAGTCCTTATGCGCATGCGAAGATTCTGTCCATCGATACGACAGTGGCCAAGACAATGCCGGGCGTCGTGGCCCTCTTTACGGGAAATGATTTAAAAGACGAAGTCGGATTGATTCCTACAGCCTGGATTCCACCGGATTCTGATTTGCAAGTCCCACCGCATCCAGCCTTGGCATATGACGAAGTGCATTATCAAGGAGATGGAGTCGCCGTTGTCATTGCAGAAAGTCCCTATCAAGCACAAGATGCGGCCTTCAACATTTCTGTCCAGTATCAACCCTTGCCAGTTGTCACCGATCCTCGTGACGCGGTGCAAGATCAAGCGCCCTTAGTACATCCCGAAATTGCCCATAATATCGCATTTCATTGGAAAGTGGGGGATAATCTGGATGATATTTTTGCCCAAGCAGACGTCGTGATAAAGCAACAATTTCGCCAGCAACGTTTGATTCCTAGTGCTATGGAACCCCGTTGTGCTGTCGCTGACTATCATGGGGCAACAGGTGAACTGACGCTATGGGCTACCACCCAAAATCCTCATATCCACCGGCTTCTAATGTCTGGCATTTTAGGCATCCCAGAACATAAATTGCGCGTCATCGCCATTGACGTGGGGGGAGCATTTGGTAGCAAGATTTCCTGTTACCCCGATGAAGTGATTGTATCGTGGGCCAGTAAGAAATTACACCGGCCAGTAAAATGGACAGAAACTCGACAGGAAAATTTTCTTGTCACCACTCATGGCCGCGATCATGTTGAGGAAGTGGAATTGGCGGGAACGCGAGATGGCCAAATCCAAGCCATTCGGGTGAAAGTTTATGCCAATATGGGGGCTTATCTGTCGACAGCTGCCCCAGGGGTGCCAACCATCTTATTTGGTTTGATTATTAATGGTGCCTATAAGATCGCTCATGCATCGTCAGAAGTCTTTGGTGTCTTGACGCATACCACACCGGTAGATGCTTACCGGGGGGCAGGACGTCCTGAAGCGACGTTTTTGATTGAACGTATGGTCGACCTTTATGCTTTAGCCATTCAACGGGATCCTCTTGACGTCCGAAAAAAGAATCTCATTCAGCCTGACGAATTTCCCTTTACCAATCCTTTTGGTCTCGAATATGATAGCGGCAATTATCAAGCGACACTGGACAAGGCTTTGCAAATCTTTAACTATGAGGAGTTTCGGCGGGATCAAGAAAATTTGCGAAAGCAAGGGAAATATATTGGTGTCGGTTTCAGCACATATGTAGAGATGTGTGGCTTAGGCCCGTCGGAAGTGGCGGGGGCTGTGGGATTTCAGGGAGGATTGTGGGAGAGTGCGACCGTACGGGTTCATCCTACTGGCAAGGTGAGTGTATTTACAGGAGCGTCGCCTCATGGACAAGGTGAGGAAACGACCTTTGCCCAAATTGTTGCGGAGGAACTCGGGATTGCCATTGACGATATTGAAGTGATTCATGGCGATACAGCACAAATTGCGATGGGATGGGGAACTTATGGATCGCGTACTACTGCTGTGGGTGGTGCGGCGATTCATATGGCGAACCAAAAAGTGATTGAGAAAGCACGCAAGATTGCGGCTCATAAACTCGAAGTCAATGATGATGACGTGGTTTTTGACAAAGGTGTGTTTATGGTCAAGGGATTGCCAGCAAGGAGCATTCGGTTTCAAGAGGTGGCATTGGAGGCGTATCTGGCTTGGAATTTGCCTCCTGGAATCGAACCCGCATTAGAAGGAACAGCTTTTTATAATCCCAAAAACTTTACCTATCCGTTTGGAGTCCATATCGCAGTCGTATCCGTCGATACCGATACCGGTGACATTACTCTCATGCGTTATATAGCGGTCGATGACGTTGGCAAAATTATTAATCCCATGATCGTCGAAGGCCAAGTGCATGGAGGACTCGTTCAGGGAATTGGCCAAGCCTTATGGGAAGGTGCGGAATATGATAACCAGGGTCAATTAATCACCGGATCATTTTTGGACTATACCGTACCGAAAGCTCGGTTCTTCCCGAATTTCGAGACCGCACACACTGAGACACTCTCACCTCATAATCCACTAGGGGTTAAAGGTGTCGGAGAAACCGGAGCCATCGCGTCCACGCCAGCGATCGTCAATGCGGTCATGGATGCGCTGAGACCCTTTAACATTCTCGATTTGCCGATGCCTTTGACGTCTCGCAAGGTTTGGAATGCGATTCGTCAAGCACAGTTGTCTTCATAA
- a CDS encoding FAD binding domain-containing protein, translating into MYTASFEYRRAHSVDEALHWLQADPENSKILAGGHSLLPLMKLMLAQPQVLIDIGRISSLQGIWMEDHGLRIGAYTTYAEIVHNQEITRFCPLLAQVAATIGDVQVRNRGTIGGSLCHADPQADMPAAALALDAELVMESPRGQRVESANEFFQAPFMTSLAADEMLTAIRIPKMPIPVLSTYLKRPHPASGYPVIGVALWLKMDGVVVRQCHLAITGIAMLPFRAFKVEEYVQGQKLDAQTIARASALAQEDAVLEEDEDGYKSYLLQVYVERAFWQLLQSSLNE; encoded by the coding sequence GTGTACACGGCATCATTCGAATACCGGCGAGCACATTCTGTTGATGAAGCATTACATTGGTTACAAGCGGATCCCGAAAACAGCAAGATTTTGGCGGGAGGTCATAGCTTATTGCCGTTGATGAAACTCATGTTAGCCCAACCTCAAGTTCTTATTGATATTGGGCGTATTAGTTCCCTGCAGGGGATTTGGATGGAGGATCATGGGCTTCGTATCGGCGCCTATACGACGTATGCAGAAATTGTACACAATCAGGAGATTACCCGGTTTTGTCCCTTGTTGGCGCAAGTGGCTGCGACCATTGGGGATGTCCAGGTGAGAAATCGGGGAACCATTGGGGGGAGCTTGTGTCATGCTGATCCACAAGCTGACATGCCCGCAGCGGCTTTAGCTTTAGATGCTGAGCTGGTTATGGAAAGTCCTCGGGGTCAGCGCGTTGAATCGGCAAACGAGTTTTTTCAAGCGCCTTTTATGACCTCATTAGCGGCAGACGAAATGCTCACAGCGATACGCATTCCCAAAATGCCAATCCCCGTGTTAAGCACCTATTTGAAACGTCCTCATCCCGCATCCGGTTATCCCGTCATTGGCGTCGCCCTGTGGTTAAAGATGGACGGAGTCGTCGTCAGGCAATGTCATCTTGCCATTACGGGGATTGCGATGTTACCTTTCCGGGCTTTTAAGGTAGAAGAATATGTGCAAGGTCAGAAATTGGATGCCCAAACAATAGCAAGAGCCAGTGCATTGGCCCAAGAAGATGCGGTTCTGGAAGAGGATGAGGATGGATACAAAAGCTATCTCTTGCAGGTCTATGTAGAGCGTGCCTTTTGGCAGTTACTTCAGTCATCACTAAACGAGTGA